From a region of the Mycobacterium intracellulare ATCC 13950 genome:
- a CDS encoding DUF2277 domain-containing protein: MCRNITELRGLQPAATAEEIAAAARQYVRKVSGITHPSAVNAEAFEQAVAEVTETTTRLLGRLAPRRQPPKTVPPLRRPEVVARLAGAT, encoded by the coding sequence ATGTGCCGGAACATCACTGAACTGCGGGGTCTTCAGCCGGCGGCCACCGCGGAGGAAATCGCCGCGGCGGCTCGCCAGTACGTGCGCAAGGTCAGCGGCATCACCCACCCGTCGGCCGTCAACGCCGAGGCGTTCGAGCAGGCGGTCGCCGAGGTCACCGAGACGACGACCCGGCTGCTCGGGCGGCTGGCCCCGCGGCGTCAGCCGCCCAAGACGGTGCCGCCGTTGCGCCGGCCCGAGGTGGTGGCCCGGTTGGCGGGTGCGACATGA
- a CDS encoding enoyl-CoA hydratase — translation MTDEILLIHTEERVRTLTLNRPQSRNALSSALRDRFFGALADAETDDDVDVVIVTGTDPVFCAGLDLKELGGSSALPDISPRWPAMTKPVIGAINGAAVTGGLELALYCDILIASENARFADTHARVGLLPTWGLSVRLPQKVGIGLARRMSMTGDYLSAADALRAGLVTEVVPHERLLGAARQVAASIVGNNQDAVRALLASYHRIDDAQTGAGLWQEAMAARQFRTSGDDIAANREAVLQRGRAQVR, via the coding sequence ATGACCGACGAGATCCTGCTGATCCACACCGAGGAACGGGTCCGCACCCTGACCCTGAACCGACCCCAATCGCGCAACGCGCTGTCCTCGGCGTTGCGGGACCGCTTCTTCGGCGCGCTGGCCGACGCCGAAACCGACGACGACGTCGACGTCGTCATCGTCACCGGCACCGACCCGGTGTTCTGCGCGGGACTCGATCTCAAGGAGCTCGGCGGCTCGTCGGCGCTGCCGGACATCTCGCCGCGGTGGCCGGCGATGACCAAGCCGGTGATCGGCGCCATCAACGGCGCCGCGGTGACCGGCGGGCTGGAGCTGGCGCTGTACTGCGACATCCTGATCGCCTCGGAGAACGCCCGCTTCGCCGACACGCACGCCCGGGTGGGCCTGCTGCCCACATGGGGGCTGAGCGTGCGGTTACCGCAGAAGGTGGGCATCGGCCTGGCCCGGCGGATGAGCATGACCGGCGACTACCTGTCCGCCGCCGACGCGCTGCGCGCCGGCCTGGTGACCGAGGTGGTGCCCCACGAGCGGCTGCTGGGTGCCGCGCGCCAGGTCGCCGCGTCGATCGTGGGGAACAACCAGGACGCGGTGCGGGCGCTGCTGGCGTCCTATCACCGCATCGACGACGCGCAGACCGGCGCGGGGCTCTGGCAGGAGGCGATGGCGGCCCGGCAATTCCGGACCAGCGGCGACGACATCGCCGCCAACCGCGAGGCCGTGCTGCAACGCGGGCGGGCCCAGGTTCGCTGA